From Nocardia sp. NBC_00416:
TACCGGCGTCGTAGAAGTCCTGCATCTCCGGCATGGTCGAGGCGAGGCGTTTGGTGTAGCGCTCGGGCTCGGTCGCCAGGATCCAGTCCTCGAACCTCGCCAGATCGGCGAATTCGGCGGGCAGTTTCGACTCAGTTGCCATTGCGGTACTCCTTGACCTTGTCCTGGGCGGTCTTGTGCAGGTGGCGCAGCAGGATCTCCTGATCGTTGAGCGGGAAATCGGTGACTGTGCGGGTCGCGATCATCGTCTGGGTGGCCTCGAGGGTGTTGGCGTCCTGCAGCGCGTATTCCTTGAAGGTCACTCCCGCCAGCTCCTGGGCCAGCCGTTCCCGAGCGTTCTTCGCGGGCACGAAATACAGGTTCGCCTCGAAGATGTGTTTGTTCACCGCGGTCGGCCAGTAGTGGTAGGTGAGGTACCAGCCGGGCGCCCAGAACAGCAGCGAGAAATTGGGCCAGATCTCGAATTCGTCCACGCCCCAGGCTTTGTGACCGGCCGGATTGATGCCCACGGGCAGTGGATCCAGGCCTTCGATATCGGGCCGGTCCCACGGCCCGAACAGGCCGCTGCGCAGGATGCGCTCGATCGGCTTGACCATGTTCAGATCCTTGGGCGGCGCCATCCCGCCCCAGGACGAGATCATCGAATGCGGCGGCTGCAGGTCGTAGTGCAGCGCCTCGTAGCCGTAGCCGGCGAGTTTGTCCGCCTCGTCCTTGACCGCCTGCTTCATGTGCAGGATCGGTGCGTGGTAGAACTCGGCGAAGGCGTCGATGAACAGCTTCCAGTTGCTGCCGACCTCGGCCTTGTAGCTGAACACCTCGGTCATCTCATGGAACGGATAACCCTCCAGCCCCTTGATCATCGGACCGAGGAAGGTCGTCAGCGGTTCCGCGTCATGGTCGAGGTTGACGAAGATGAACCCCTCCCACACCTCGCAGCGCACATCTTTGAGTCCGTAGTCGGCGCGGTCCAGGCCGAAGAATTCCTTCTCCTGCTGGACGAAGGTCAGTTCGCCTTCGAGGCTGTAGCGCCAGGCGTGGTATTTGCAGGTGAACTGTTTGCAGAAGCCCGAGGTCTCCTCGTTGGGGAAATCGTCCCAGACGAGTTTGTTGCCCCGGTGGCGGCAGACGTTGTGATAGGCGTGGATCTCGTTGTCGTTACCGCGGACGATGATCAGCGAGGTGCCCGCCGAGGGGAGTTCCTTGGTGAAGTAGCTGCCCTTGCGCGGTAGCCGTTCCACCCGGCCGACATTGAGCCAGGTGCGCTTGAAGATCGCCTCGCGCTCGTCCTCGTAGAACTGGGGATCGATGGAGTCGGAGTAATCGACCGGTTCGGTGCCCAGGTCCGGGTAATGCTCGGTCCAGCTACCCGCTGCCGGTTTGTTGAAGTGTGCCAAGGGACTACCTCTCGTACTCGGATCGGACGCCGAAGGTGTTGAAAGCCGCGGCGAGCGTGTTGTAGGTGCCGACGGTGAAGATGAGATCCATCCGCTGGTGTTCGTCGAGCTGTGCGCACAGCGCGTCCCAGGTGGCGTCGGACAGGTTGGCTTTCTCGTCGAGTTCGTCGACCGCGCGCAGGATCAGCTGATCGAGATCGCCGGCGGCCTCGCCGCGGCGGACCGCGTCGATCTCCGGCTCGGTGATCCCTTCTTTCAGAGCTGCTTCTCGGTGGTGATTCCACTCGTAGACACAGTCGCGCAGATGCGCGACCCGCAGAATGGCGAGCTCGCGCAGCCGGGCCGGAAGCGCGGACTCGAACAGCAGATGGACGTTCAGGGTGAGGAACGCCTTGGTCAGCGCCGGATGCCGGACCAGGGTCGACAGGGCGTTGCTCGCGGATTCCGGATTGCGCAGCCGGCGCGGAAGCATCACCCGCAGCGCGGCGTCGACTTCCTCGTCCCACTGGTCCGCGGGGAGCGGCGGAACACGCATCGGGCCTCCTCTCGATGAGAATGGTATTCTCGTTTACGGATAACAGGTTTCCATGCGGCGAGCCGTTAGTCAACGTGGAGGCTTATCGACAGGTCGCGGGCCTGTGCCGACTCGGTGACGCGGAAGTGTTCCGCCGGCGGATCGCGCTCCGCGCGGGTCGGGGTACTCGAAAAATAGGATATTGATTCTCGATAAGTGAGAAGCTAGTTTTCATTCACCGAGAGCTCGGGAAACGATCCGGTCCGCCGGGAGGTCCGAGGCGGAGCTCGGTGTACGGGCGGGCCATATTTCTCGCCCGATGACGATCGGCTGGCCGATGGGGCCCAGCGCAGAAAGGACCGTCGTGAGACCGAAGCGCATAGCCGCCGGCCTGCTCGCAGTGGCGTTGCTCGCCACTGCGGGTTGTGGAGGCCGTACCGGTAGTGAAACCGAGAACTCCTCCTCGGAAGAAACAGTGGTCGCCGATTTCGGTGATCTGACCGGTGTCTGCAAGGGCGGCGACGCCGCGGGCGCCCCGACCCAGGGCGTCACCGACAGCGAGATCACCGTCGGCGTCTTCTCCGACGTCGGCTACTCGAAGAACCCCGAATTCATCGATGCCGCCGAGGTCTTCACGTCCTGGTGCAACGCGGCGGGCGGAATCAACGGCCGCAAGATCACGACACAGACCCACGATTCGAAGGTGATGGCGGTCCGCCAGAAGATGGTGGAGGCCTGCCGCACCGATTTCGCGCTGGTCGGCGGCGGCGCCGGACTGGACGGCCTCGGTACGAAGGAACGCCTCGAATGCACGCTGCCCGATATCCCGGCGCAGGTGTCGCAGCAGCCCAACCTGGGCACCGATCTGCAGGTGATTCCCTCGCCGAGCACCTACGCCCACTGGGACCCCTACAACGCGTTCCGGCAGTGGCTGACCAAAGAGGCCTACCCGCAATCCGCCGGTGCCGTCGGCATCATCAACGGTGACTCCCCGGTCACCAAGGTCCTCGGTGACAAGGCCGTCGAATCGCTGAACGCGATGGGCGCCAAGGTGATCTACAACCAGCTGTACCCGGTGGGCGGGGTGACCGACTGGACACCCTACGCGCAGGCCATCAAGAACAGTGGAGTGCGCGGGCTGGTCTGGTACGGCGAGGACGGGCCGCTGACCAAACTCGAGGAGAAGCTGACCTCGATGGACTACAAGCTCGACTGGATCGATCCGAACAACAACGCCTTCAGGCCCGACTATGTCGACCTGCTCGGTCGCTCGGCGAGCTTCCAGAACAATCTCGTCGACCTGGGCGGAGTGGTGCCGCCGCAGCTGGCCGACCAGTCTCCGGCGATGCGGCAGCTCCAGGATCTGTACAAGAAGTACGCGCCCGATGCGGTGATCACCCTCCCGGCTGTGCGCGCCTTCTCGGCCTGGCTGCTGTTCGCGAAGTCCGCGAGCAGCTGCGGTGCCGAACTGACCCGGACCTGCTTGATCCAAGCTGCTCAGCAGGAAGCCGCCTGGAGCGGCGGCGGGCTGCACAGCCCGAACGATCTGACGAACCGGGACGCCCCGCCGACCTGCTTCAATGTCATGCGGGCCACGCCGGAGGGCTGGAAGGCCCCGGAATTCGCCGCCGACAACGGCCTGTTTCGGTGCAACACCCCGCCCTACCGTTACACCGGCAACTACGGTGAGCCGCTGACGCTCGCCGATGTCGGCAAGACCATGGCAGACGTCAAGTAACCCGTCATGGATCAATTCCTCGCCTTCGGGATCGTCGGGCTGAGCACCGCGGCCGTCTACGCCGTCATCGGCAGCGGTCTGGTGCTCACCCATACGACGACCGGGATCTTCAACTTCGCGCACGGCGCCGCCGGAATGATGGCGGCCTTCTCCTACTGGCAGCTCACCGCCGGGTGGGGAGTGCCGGTACCGATCGCGCTGGCGGTCGTACTGCTGGTGCTGGCGCCGCTGTCCGGTCTGCTCGTGGAACGGGCACTGCGGGCTGTCCAGGGGCTCGGTGACGCGGAGAAACTGGTGATGACGGTCGCGCTGCTGAGCGGCCTCATCGCGACCGCGCGCTGGATCTGGGATCCGATGCGAGCGCGTACGCTGCCCACCTTCTTCCCCGACGCCGAACCGCTCCGGCTCGGCGCGGCGACGGTCACCTGGCATCAGGCGCTCACCATGCTGGTGGCCGTCGCGGTGGCGGTGGCGCTGCGGGTACTGCTGTTCAACACCCGCACCGGTGCGGAGATGCGGGCCACCGTGGACGATCGGGCGCTGGCCGGGCTCACCGGCGCGGACCCGGTCCGAGCGAACCGGGTCGCCTGGATTCTGGGCATCGAATTGGCCGCGGTGGGCGGGATTCTCATCGCGCCGACGGTGTCGCTGGACGCTGCCACACTGTCGCTGCTGATCGTCAGCGCCTACACCGCGGCGATCTTCGGGCGGTTGCGCAGCCTGCCCATGACCTTCTTCGGCGCCGTCGTGGTGGGTCTGATGGAGAGCTACCTGACCGGATATCTGCCGCAGAACGAGTACCTTCCGGGTCTGCGGCTGGCGGCGCCGGCACTGCTGTTGCTGGCCGCGCTGCTGCTGTTCCCGCACGGCCGACTGCGCGGCAGGGACCGCAAACTCAGTCCGGTACCCACTCCGTCGCGCAGCGGTGCGGTGTTCTTCGCCGCGGTGATCGTGGTGCTCGGTCTCATGGTCGCCACCACACTGGGCGAAAGCGATCTGATCGCCTACGGGCCGATGTTCGCGTTCGGGGTGATCGCGTTGTCGTTCGTACCGCTGTCCGGATACGCGGGGCAGATCTCGCTGGCCCAGCTGAGCATGGCGGGCATCGGGGCGGTCGCCTACGCGCATCTGGCCCCGGACGGCCAGTGGTGGGGGTTGATCGGGGCGGTGCTGATCGCCGCGATCGCCGGTGCGCTGGTCGCGATACCGGCACTGCGATTGTCGGGTGTGTACCTGGCCCTGGGCACCGCCGCGTTCGCGGTGATCCTGGACCGCTGGATCTTCACCCTGCCCGCGTTCGAGATAGCCGGGGTACGGATCTCGTTCTTCGACCAGGGATCGGTCGAAGTGGCCGGGGTGACATTCTTCGGGCTCGAGCTGGACACGGCCGCGGGGATCACCGTGTTCGCGGCGGTCTGCCTGGCGGTGGCCACCCTCGGGGTCGCGGCACTGCGGCGCGGGCGGTTCGGCCGGCGACTGATCGCCCTGCGCGACAGCGAGGCCGCCTACGCCACGCTGGGCGGGAACCTGTTGCTGGCCAAGGTCGCGGTCTTCGCGCTCAGCGCGGGGCTGGCCGGTCTCGGCGGCGCCCTCTACGGGATGCAGATGGGGTCGGTGACCCCGGAACAGTTCAACTTCGTCGCCGGTATGCCGATCTTCCTGGTGGCGGTGTTCGCCGGGCTCGGTGCGCTGGGCAACGGCCTGTTCGTCGGCGTCGCGCTCTACGGGCCGCTGCTGGCGGTGCCGGTGCTCTTCCCGTCCACCGAGAACTTCATCCACGTCATCCCGGCACTGGCCGGTATCGCCTTCGGCGGCGGCGTGGTGAGTCACGGCGCCGTGGCACGGATCCGGGAGGGTTTCGAGCCGGCGATCCGCAATCGGGTCGCGCTGGCGACGATGGCCGGCATCCCGGTGGTGCTGTGGTTGCTGCGCCTCGCCGGTGTGATCGACGGCTGGATCCTGTTCTGGGGTTCGGCGATCGGTGTCTTCGCGGTGCGGATCTGGGCGAACAACCGGGAACAGCGCGCGGCGGCGTCGGAGTCGGACGTACCGGTCGAGTGGTGGGGTGTGAAACGACCGTGGCGGGCCGCGGACAAGGAGGTGCTCGAGCATGCCATCACTGCTGCACGTTAGCGATATCACGGTCACCTTCGGGGGCCGCAGAGCGCTCGACGGCGCCGGCCTGCGGGCCGAAGCGGGACAGGTGACCGGACTGATCGGGCCGAACGGGGCGGGCAAGTCCACCCTGTTCGACGTGATCTGCGGGTTGCGGCGACCGGCATCGGGCCGGATCCACCTGGGGGAGCGCGATATCACCCGGCTGGCCCCGGCGCGTCGGGCCCGGCAGGGGATGGCGCGGACCTTCCAGCGGCTCGAACTGTTCGGACGGCTCTCGGTCCGGGACAACCTGCTGGTCGCGGCCGAACTGGGGCCGCAGCCGCGGCAGGCGAAAAGGATCGCCGACGAGATCATCGATCGCCTGGAACTCGGCTCCCGAGCCGGGGATCTCGCCGACGCGCTGCCCACCGGCCTGGCCCGGCTGGTGGAAGTCGGGCGGGCGCTGGCGGTGCGGCCGACCTTGCTGCTGCTCGACGAGCCCGCCGCCGGCCAGGACAGTACGGAAACGGATCGCTTCGCCGACCTGTTGCGCTCGGTCGCCGCCGACGGCACCGCCGTAGTCCTGGTGGAACACGATATGGGGCTGGTGATGAGCGTCTGCGATCACATGTACGTCCTGGATCTCGGCACGGTGATCGCCGACGGACCCCCGGATGTGATCCGGGCGAACGAACAGGTGCTCGCCGCGTATCTGGGGGCCGCATGACCACCATGCTCGAACTACGCGGTATCCGCGCGGCCTACGGTGCGATCACCGTGCTGCACGGTGTCGATCTGAGTGTGCGGGCGGGTGAGGTGGTGGCGCTGCTCGGGCCCAACGGCGCGGGCAAGACCACCACGCTCGCGGTCGCCGCCGGAGTGCATCCGATCGCGGACGGCGAACTGCGTTTCGGCGGCCGCACGGTGAACGGGGTCGATCCCCGCGGTCTCGCCCGAGCCGGGGTGTGCCTGATCCCGGAGGGCCGGGGGATCTTCCCGAATCTCACGGTGCGCGACAACCTGCTCATGATGACCTTCACCGGGACGCCGAAGGCACAGATCGAGGAGATCGCGTTCGCCCGGTTCCCGATTCTGGCCCAGCGGGCCGATCAAACGGCGGGCACGCTGTCCGGCGGCGAACAGCAGATGCTGGCGCTGGCGCGTGGCCTGGCCACCGATCCGGCGGTGCTCATGCTCGACGAATTATCCATGGGTCTGGCGCCTTTGGTGGTGGGGCGACTCTACGAGCAGGTGGCCGAGATCGCCCGGCAGGGGGTCGCGGTGCTGATCGTCGAACAATTCGCCGCCGCGGTACTGGATATCGCCGACTCCGCCGCCGTGCTGGTCCGCGGCCGGGTCGAACATCAGGGCCCGCCCGACTCCGGGCTGCGCAACGAATTGGCCACTCTCTATCTAGGAAGTTCCTCATGACCGAATCATCACGTGCGGACCGTTTCGTCCAGGAGCTCGCGGACCTGAAGATCCCCGACCCCGCCGCCGGGCACGGTGCGCTGTGGTTGCGCGCCGGGGTGACCCTGCTCGTCCTCGGCCCGGTGGTCGCGGTGCTGGCCTATCTGATGTCGCACAACACCTCCGACGCCCTGGTACAGCGCGACGCGCTCACCATCGCGCTGGCCGGGGTCGCGCTGAGCATCGTGGGTGCGGCGCTGTTCCTGCGGTATTCCTTGACCGGCGTGCTGCGGTACTGGATGGCACGGCAGTCCTACGACCTGGCCCTGCTGGCCGACCGGCTGCCCGATCGCGCCGGCGAGGAATACGACGAGGTCGGGGTCCCACAGCGGTGAGCCGTTCCGGTCCACAGCGGCGGGCTGCTCCGCGCGCAGTGGTGATCCGTGCGTCAGGACAACGGTGACCCGCTCGAATGGATGCCGGTGAACCGTTCGAGATGTATCGGTGCGGCGCCGGACGGCGCGGCCGCCCGGCCGGACAGTGGTGAGCCGCTGATTGTTCGCGGTGACGAGCCGGCCGAGGGGCGGCGATGACGAGAGGAGTTCGACATGTCCGACGGTATGAGTTTCGAGCTGTCCGAGGATCAGCGGCTGATCCGGGACTCCGTGGCCGAGCTGGCCCGTAAGTTCGACGACCAGTACTGGATGGAGAAGGACCGGGAACATCAGTTCCCCACCGAGTTCTACCGCGCGATCGCCGACGGCGGCTGGCTGGGCATCACCATTCCCGAGGAGTACGGCGGGCACGGCCTCGGGATCACCGAGGCCTCCATCCTGGCCGAGCAGGTGTCCCGGTCGGGTGGCGGGATGAACGCCGCCACCTCGATCCACATGTCCATCTTCGGGATGCAGCCGGTGGTGGTGCACGGCTCGGAGGAACTGAAACAGCGCACGCTGCCGCGGGTCGCCCGCGGTGATCTGCACGTCTGCTTCGGCGTCACCGAACCGGGGGCGGGCCTGGACACCAGTCGTATCACCACTTTCGCCCGCCGCGACGGCGACCACTATGTGGTGAACGGTCGCAAGGTATGGATCTCCAAGGCGCTGGAGTCGGAGAAGATCCTGCTGCTGACCCGCACACAGAAGTACGACGAGGTCGAGAAGAAGACCAGCGGTATGACGCTGTTCCTCACCGATATCGACCGCGATCACATCGATATCCGGCCCATTCCGAAGATGGGCCGCAACGCGGTCTCCTCCAACGAGGTGTTCATCGACGATCTGCGGATCCCGGTGGCGGACCGGGTGGGCGAGGAAGGGCGCGGCTTCGAATATCTGCTCGACGGCCTGAATCCCGAGCGGATGCTGATCGCGGCCGAAGCGCTCGGTCTGGGCCGGGTGGCACTGGATCGCGCGGTCAAATACGCCTGTGAGCGGGAAGTCTTCGGGCGGCCGATCGGCAAGAACCAGGGCATCCAGTTCCCGCTGGCCGATTCGCTGACCCGGCTCGACGCGGCCGAATTGGTGCTGCGTAAAGCAACCTGGTTGTACGACCAGGGCAAACCCTGTGGCCGCGAGGCCAATACCGCCAAATATCTGTGCGCGGAAGCCGGTTTCGAGGCCGCGGACCGGGCGATGCAGACGCACGGCGGTATGGGGTATTCGGAGGAATATCACGTGTCCCGGTATTTCCGGGAGGCACGGGTGATGAAGATCGCGCCGATCAGTCAGGAAATGATCCTCAACTATCTGGGGTCGCACACATTGGGAATGCCGAGGAGCTACTGATGGCAGCGAAGAACGATCTGTTCGATCTGACCGGCCGCACGGCCCTGGTCACCGGCGCCGCCGGGGGTATCGGCTCGGCCGTGGCCCGGGCGCTGGCCGCCCAGGGGGCGGCGGTTCTGGTCACCGACCTCGACGGCGGCGCCGCCACGGCGGTCGCCGAGAAGATCACCGCGGACGGCGGGACGGCGCAGGCCGCCGCGCTGAACGTGGCCGATGCCGATTCCGCGGTGGCCGCGGCACGGCAGGCCGCCGAATTGGGCGGCGGGACCATCAATATCGTGGTGAACAATGCCGGGATCACCGCCCCGGCGATGTTCTCGAAGACCACGCCGGAGTCGATGCGCAAGATCTTCGACGTGCACGTGCTGGGGACTTTCCACTGCAGCCAGGCCGCACTGCCGTATCTGGCGACCGACGGCACCGGCCGCATCATCAACGTGACCTCGTCCGCGGGCCTGACCGGAACGCTGGGGCAGGTCAACTATTCCGCGGCCAAGGCCGGGATCATCGGCGTCACGAAATCGCTGGCCCGCGAACTCGCCCGGAAGAACATCCTGGTGAACGCGCTCGCGCCGCTGGCGGCGACGACCATGACCGAGACCATCCGCACCGACGAGAAATTCGCCGAGCAGATGCTCAACCGTATCCCGCTGCGCCGGTGGGCCGAACCCGACGAGGTCGCCGGCGCGTTCGTCTTCCTGGCCTCCGACGCCGCCTCGTTCGTGACGGGTCAGGTGCTGCCGGTCGACGGCGGCATGGTGATGTGATGACCGCTACCGGTCCGCTGGCGGGAGTGCTGGTGGTGGCGCTGGAGCAAGCGGTTTCGGCGCCCATGTGCACCCGCACCCTCGCCGATTTCGGTGCGCGGGTGATCAAGGTGGAGAACCCGGCCGGCGGTGATTTCGCCCGCCACTATGACGAGGTAGTGGCGGGGCAGGCGGCGCATTTCGTCTGGGTCAACCGGGGTAAGGAATCGGTGACCCTCGACCTCAAATCCGAACAGGGGATCGCGGTCCTGCACGAACTGCTGGCCGGTGCGGATGTCCTGGTGTCGAATCTGGCGCCGGGGGCGACCACCCGGCTGGGACTGGCGCCCGCGGACCTGGCCGAGCGCTATCCGGGGCTGATCGCATTGGAGATCGACGGGTTCGGCGCGGGCGGGCCGCTGTCCCACAAACGTGCCTACGACCTGCTCGTCCAGGCGGAGTCCGGTGTGTGCTCGGTGACCGGGCGGCCCGGGGAACCGGCCAAGCCCGGCCCGGCGGTCGCCGATGTGACGACGGGGCTGTATGCGGCGCTGTCGATTCTGGCGACGCTGTGCGGGCGCTACCGCGATATCGGTTCCGGCGGCGGCTCGATCAGTCTCAGCCTCTTCGACACCATGGCCGAGATGATGGGCTACCACCTGAACTACACCCGTCATTCCGGCGTCGAGCAGCAGCCGCTGGGTATGAGCTCACCGGCGGTCGCCCCGTACGGCTCCTACGGAACCGGCGACGGGCAGACCGTGGTACTCGGGACCACCAACGACCGGGAATGGCAGCGGCTGGCCCGCGAGATCCTCGGCCGGACGGATCTGGCCGACGACGCCCGGTTCGCCTCGAATTCCGATCGGGTGCGACACCGCGCGGCCCTCGACGAAGCCATCGGGGGCTGGTGTGCGCGGCACACGCTGGCCGAGATACAGAAGGCCGCCGACGAAGCCGGTATCGGGAACTCGCGGTACAACACCACCGCCGAACTGTTGGACCATCCGCAGCTCGCGGCCCGGGACCGCTGGCGCGAGGTCGGCAGCCCGGGCGGGCCGGTGCCCGCCCTGTTGCCGCCGGCCGTGATCAGCGGTTTCGAGCCGCCGATGGGTGCGGTACCGGGTCTGGGTGAGCACACCGACGCCGTATTGCGGGAACTGGGCCGCACTCCCGCGGAGATCGCCGAACTGCGCGCCGCCGCGGTGATCGGTCCGGCCTACGGGGAGCGGGCGTGAGCGCCGGGCCCGGCCCGGCCGATCTCGACGCCGTGCCGACCGGAGAGCCCGAACTGATCGTGTCCGATCGGGACGGAGTGCGGACGGTGACTCTGAACCGGCCGCACCGTAAGAACGCGATGACCTGGGCGATGTGGCGTGCGTTGGCCGATGTCCTGCGCGATACCGGCGGTGACCGCACCGTCCGGGCGCTGGTGCTCACCGGCGCCGGTCGCGCGTTCTGCTCCGGCGCCGATATCTCGGTGCCCGACGCCCGGCATCCGATGGACAAGATGCGTATCTTCACCGATCTGGCTCTGCACCTGCACGAACTGCCGATCCCGACCGTCGCGAAGGTGACCGGGGTGGCCGTCGGCGCGGGCTGGAACCTGGCACTGGGCTGTGACCTGGTGGTGGCGACCCCGGACGCGACCTTCGCGCAGATCTTCGCGCGCCGCGGTCTGTCGCTGGATCTGGGCGGCTCCTGGCTGCTGCCGAAACTGGTCGGGTTGCAGCAGGCGAAACGCCTGGCGATGTTGGCCGAGACGGTCGACGCGGGACACGCCGAGTCGCTCGGCCTGGTGACCTGGGTGATCGCGGCCGACGAGATCGACGCGTTCACCGACGATCTCGCGGATCGGCTCGCCGCCGGACCCCCGGTGGCGTTGGCGCAGACGAAAGCGCTTCTCAACGAAGGCGCCGACCATACATTACGAGAGGCTCTGGCCGGCGAGGCCCGGGCCCAGGGAGTCAATTTCGCCACAGCCGATGCGCCGGAGGCGTATGCGGCCTTCGCCGGGAAGCGCACCCCGCGGTTCACCGGCGCATGGTCGCTGCCTCCGGCCGGCGGCGAGAAAGGGAGCGGGTAGATGCGGGAAGCTGTGATCGCCGGCGCGGTGCGCACACCGGTCGGCAAACGTAAGGGCGGCCTGTCCGCGATGCATGCCGCGGACCTGTCCGCGGTGGTGCTGCGGGCGCTGGCCGAACGCACCGGTCTGGATCCGGCGCTGGTCGACGATGTGGTGTGGGGCTGCGTATCCCAGGTGGGTGACCAGTCGAGCAATATCGGTCGCTATGCGGTGCTGGCCGCGGGCTGGCCCGAATCCATTCCGGGCACCACTGTGAACCGGGCTTGCGGATCCAGCCAGCAGGCCTTGGACTTCGCGGCGCAGGCGGTGCTCTCGGGACAGCAGGATGTGGTCGTGGCCGGTGGTGTCGAG
This genomic window contains:
- a CDS encoding enoyl-CoA hydratase/isomerase family protein, coding for MSAGPGPADLDAVPTGEPELIVSDRDGVRTVTLNRPHRKNAMTWAMWRALADVLRDTGGDRTVRALVLTGAGRAFCSGADISVPDARHPMDKMRIFTDLALHLHELPIPTVAKVTGVAVGAGWNLALGCDLVVATPDATFAQIFARRGLSLDLGGSWLLPKLVGLQQAKRLAMLAETVDAGHAESLGLVTWVIAADEIDAFTDDLADRLAAGPPVALAQTKALLNEGADHTLREALAGEARAQGVNFATADAPEAYAAFAGKRTPRFTGAWSLPPAGGEKGSG